A single region of the Ziziphus jujuba cultivar Dongzao chromosome 10, ASM3175591v1 genome encodes:
- the LOC107410028 gene encoding uncharacterized protein LOC107410028 isoform X1: MLNSGNNLSRGSTIQSSEMPPLPQCLPLEPITLGNQKYPRPGELRRVLGVPSTSEEHSFGVSHSKIPAPVGTDELKHLKKSVQDGSRKARDRANMLRESIFKLDKYREALTSKKRQRSDLSSSERSSGITLVKLGSQVHRNSHDTINQRLEDKAKSVGLNKRVRTAVADVRADSRSAAISRTQIFADKDGSSVQAVSVGSMRVEEKTRRLLAGGEGLDQRIKKKRSVGAVGNRIINVDRDAKRAVQPKMTADSKLRSCDAHGFRSKSSPGVSRINKLDGSFEPTNSEASIVLKSEPEIAPLPRDRMAVLEQRVLPKGSNKPNIQEGNSAGGPNTVTKGKVSRAPRTGSVMALESSPNAHPQSGALQDWEQPTGLNKVPAVGMSGNQKRQVSTGSSIHHMAGWGGQRSNKNSRSRRTNLVPPVPNNAEAQISSQDFTNPDLNARTSCVGTNGSVLASSTDDSTPKFKSETENVASLYSLSESEESGAGENKIKERRIDSGSAALTTPHKVGAFILPIKKNKIPTGEIGDGVRRQGRSGRGSSLTRPAIRPMLDKSESPPTAKPLQNVMPISDKNRSKTGRPPSKKLKDRKASTRLGPTVRNGTSDFTGESDDDHEELYLAADSARNASSLACSSAFWKKMEYIFASTSSDDTSYLQQQLGVAEELGESLSQMFGAADVVNKEFHNSCGERQDAFCRRLDTRRFNNVIPLCQRVLSAFIEEDESEELYHYSEGKNMSLQSASDDSHCGSCNQIDIEPKDKDRMETEVESNVEFNIQKNSLLDRISCDSGAATNVLRNSAMYGSLLGNEKCLGDDEFSHSDVGNGSEICSNDLGQMQPQDLHILGFPSSDCQYQLMCLDDRVLLELQSIGLYPEKLPDLAEGEELINEYITELQEELHKQIGRKKKNLGKIDRAIQKGRDVERRKVEQIAMDQLVEMAYKKRVACRGSNASKGAVRKVSKQVALAFVKRTLDRCQKFEETGNSCFTDPVLRDVMFSAPSCNSDIKSIDCIGSGTASNTCNEVSHQAEVRGSGAISSEFERYDSHCDNADRGSLEGSRAVFHLSERASYKQGSILNRVKKREVLIDDVVGSASSRVTSALESTVIDGKGKRSERDRDQKRDIVRNNSLSGGCSSMDSIQTERKTKVKSKQKNTVLSTPTSGFHSQNMEGEEPSHGSKQTVVNRKSKSLLPKDSPKEAEEPVDFTDLKLHELDSMEELGVSSHDDDLGEHQDFGSWLNFDEDGLQDHDSIGLEIPMDDLSELNMLM, encoded by the exons ATGTTAAACTCCGGGAATAATTTAAGCAGGGGTAGTACAATCCAATCATCAGAAATGCCACCTTTGCCCCAATGTTTACCTTTGGAACCTATAACGTTAGGCAATCAGAAATATCCACGCCCTGGAGAGCTAAGACGGGTTCTTGGTGTTCCTAGCACATCTGAGGAACATTCTTTTGGAGTTTCTCATTCTAAAATTCCAGCACCTGTGGGAACAGATGAACTGAAGCATTTGAAAAAAAGCGTACAAGATGGCTCTAGAAAGGCAAG GGATAGGGCAAATATGCTGCGTGAATCCATATTCAAATTGGATAAGTATAGAGAAGCCTTAACCTCAAAGAAGAGGCAACGAAGTGATCTTTCATCAAGTGAGAGGTCCAGTGGAATAACATTAGTAAAATTGGGAAGCCAGGTTCATAGGAATTCTCATGATACCATTAACCAGAGATTGGAAGACAAGGCAAAGAGTGTTGGGTTAAATAAACGTGTTCGGACTGCAGTGGCTGACGTGCGG GCAGATAGTAGGTCAGCTGCCATCTCAAGGACTCAGATATTCGCAGACAAGGATGGGAGTTCAGTCCAGGCTGTTAGTGTGGGTTCTATGCGGGTTGAAGAAAAGACCCGTAGACTGCTTGCTGGAGGTGAAGGCTTGGATCAAAGGATTAAAAAGAAACGATCTGTGGGAGCAGTAGGTAATAGAATTATAAATGTCGATCGAGATGCAAAACGAGCTGTGCAGCCAAAAATGACTGCTGATTCCAAATTGCGATCTTGTGATGCTCATGGTTTCAG ATCGAAATCGTCCCCTGGAGTCAGCAGAATCAACAAGTTGGATGGTTCTTTTGAGCCTACTAATTCAGAAGCAAGTATAGTCCTCAAGAGTGAACCAGAAATAGCTCCTCTTCCGAGGGATCGTATGGCTGTATTAGAGCAGAGGGTTCTGCCAAAAGGAAGCAATAA GCCTAACATTCAGGAAGGTAACTCAGCTGGGGGCCCTAATACAGTAACTAAAGGAAAGGTTTCTAGGGCTCCACGAACTGGTTCTGTCATGGCACTAGAATCATCTCCTAATGCCCACCCTCAATCAGGAGCTCTTCAAGATTGGGAACAGCCTACAGGTCTAAATAAAGTCCCAGCGGTAGGTATGTCTGGAAATCAAAAACGTCAAGTGTCGACAGGTTCATCCATACATCATATGGCTGGGTGGGGTGGCCAAAGATCAAATAAGAACTCACGTTCAAGGAGAACCAATTTAGTTCCTCCGGTTCCCAATAATGCTGAAGCACAGATTTCATCTCAGGACTTTACAAACCCTGATTTAAATGCTAGAACTTCCTGTGTTGGGACAAATGGATCAGTGCTAGCAAGCAGTACAGATGATAGTACCCCAAAATTTAAAAGTGAAACCGAGAATGTTGCATCTCTATATAGCTTATCTGAAAGTGAAGAATCTGGAGCAGGGGAGAACaagataaaagaaagaagaattgACAGTGGTTCGGCTGCCTTGACTACACCTCATAAAGTAGGAGCTTTTATATTGcccataaaaaagaataaaataccaACAGGTGAAATTGGAGATGGTGTTCGAAGACAAGGAAGGAGTGGAAGAGGTTCATCCTTAACAAGGCCAGCCATTCGTCCAATGTTGGACAAGTCAGAGTCTCCACCTACAGCAAAGCCACTCCAGAACGTTATGCCTATTTCTGATAAGAATAGAAG TAAAACTGGTCGTCCTCCTTCGAAAAAGCTGAAAGATCGCAAAGCTTCAACTCGACTTGGGCCAACGGTACGAAATGGAACTTCAGATTTCACAG GTGAATCTGATGATGATCATGAAGAACTGTATTTGGCTGCTGATTCTGCTCGTAATGCTAGTA GTCTTGCCTGTTCTAGTGCATTCTGGAAGAAAATGGAATATATATTTGCTTCTACCAGTTCAGACGACACATCCTACTTGCAGCAACAG CTTGGTGTTGCTGAGGAGCTCGGGGAGAGTTTATCTCAGATGTTTGGTGCAGCG GATGTTGTAAATAAGGAGTTCCACAATAGTTGTGGAGAAAGACAAGATGCTTTTTGTAGAAGATTGGACACTAGAAGGTTCAATAATGTTATTCCACTATGCCAAAGGGTTCTTTCTGCTTTCATCGAAGAAGATGAAAGTGAAGAACTTTACCACTATAGCGAAGGAAAAAATATGTCTCTACAGTCTGCCAGTGATGATTCTCACTGTGGTTCATGTAACCAAATTGACATAGAACCCAAAGATAAGGACCGAATGGAAACTGAAGTAGAGTCAAATGTGGAATTCAATATCCAGAAGAACTCGTTGCTGGACAGAATTTCTTGTGATAGTGGTGCTGCAACTAATGTATTGCGGAACTCAGCCATGTACGGTTCTTTGCTTGGCAATGAAAAGTGTCTGGGTGATGATGAATTTTCGCATTCTGATGTGGGGAATGGGAGTGAAATATGTTCAAATGATCTTGGTCAGATGCAACCTCAGGATTTGCACATTCTTGGCTTTCCTTCTTCTGATTGCCAATATCAGCTGATGTGCCTAGATGACAGGGTTCTGTTGGAGCTGCAGAGTATCGGCTTATATCCAGAGAAATTG CCTGACCTAGCAGAGGGAGAAGAACTGATTAATGAATATATTACAGAACTTCAGGAAGAGCTTCACAAACAG attggaaggaagaagaaaaacttGGGGAAAATCGATAGGGCTATTCAGAAAGGGAGAGATGTAGAAAGAAG GAAAGTTGAACAAATAGCAATGGACCAACTTGTTGAGATGGCTTACAAAAAACGAGtg GCTTGCCGTGGGAGCAATGCTTCAAAAGGTGCAGTTCGCAAAGTGTCAAAACAAGTTGCATTGGCTTTTGTCAAGCGCACACTTGACAGATGTCAGAAATTTGAAGAAACTGGCAATAGTTGCTTTACTGATCCTGTGCTTCGAGATGTAATGTTCTCTGCTCCATCATGCAACAGTGATATAAAGTCTATTGATTGTATAGGCTCGGGAACTGCTAGTAATACATGCAATGAAGTTTCCCATCAAGCAGAAGTTAGAGGATCAG GTGCCATTTCTAGTGAGTTTGAGAGATATGATTCCCACTGTGATAATGCTGATAGAGGTTCATTGGAGGGTTCCCGAGCTGTCTTTCACTTGTCTGAGCGAGCTTCTTACAAGCAGGGATCCATATTGAACAGGGTAAAGAAAAGAGAAGTGCTGATTGATGATGTTGTCGGAAGTGCTTCTTCGAGGGTGACTTCTGCTTTGGAAAGTACTGTTATTGATGGAAAGGGGAAGAGAAGTGAGAGAGATAGGGATCAAAAAAGAGATATTGTGAGAAACAATTCCCTCTCAGGAGGTTGTTCATCAATGGATAGCATCCAGACTGAACGCAAAACAAAAGTAAAGTCCAAGCAAAAGAACACTGTTCTATCAACTCCGACAAGTGGATTTCATAGTCAGAATATGGAAGGAGAGGAACCTTCTCATGGATCGAAACAAACAGTGGTTAATAGAAAAAGCAAGTCCTTGTTGCCTAAAGATTCACCTAAAGAGGCAGAGGAACCTGTTGATTTTACTGACTTGAAACTTCATGAATTAGATTCCATGGAGGAGCTTGGAGTTTCCTCCCATGATGATGACCTTGGTGAGCATCAAGATTTTGGTTCTTGGTTGAATTTTGATGAAGATGGGTTGCAGGACCATGACTCCATTGGTCTTGAGATACCAATGGATGATCTTTCAGAGTTGAACATGCTTATGTAA
- the LOC107410028 gene encoding uncharacterized protein LOC107410028 isoform X2 produces the protein MALERDRANMLRESIFKLDKYREALTSKKRQRSDLSSSERSSGITLVKLGSQVHRNSHDTINQRLEDKAKSVGLNKRVRTAVADVRADSRSAAISRTQIFADKDGSSVQAVSVGSMRVEEKTRRLLAGGEGLDQRIKKKRSVGAVGNRIINVDRDAKRAVQPKMTADSKLRSCDAHGFRSKSSPGVSRINKLDGSFEPTNSEASIVLKSEPEIAPLPRDRMAVLEQRVLPKGSNKPNIQEGNSAGGPNTVTKGKVSRAPRTGSVMALESSPNAHPQSGALQDWEQPTGLNKVPAVGMSGNQKRQVSTGSSIHHMAGWGGQRSNKNSRSRRTNLVPPVPNNAEAQISSQDFTNPDLNARTSCVGTNGSVLASSTDDSTPKFKSETENVASLYSLSESEESGAGENKIKERRIDSGSAALTTPHKVGAFILPIKKNKIPTGEIGDGVRRQGRSGRGSSLTRPAIRPMLDKSESPPTAKPLQNVMPISDKNRSKTGRPPSKKLKDRKASTRLGPTVRNGTSDFTGESDDDHEELYLAADSARNASSLACSSAFWKKMEYIFASTSSDDTSYLQQQLGVAEELGESLSQMFGAADVVNKEFHNSCGERQDAFCRRLDTRRFNNVIPLCQRVLSAFIEEDESEELYHYSEGKNMSLQSASDDSHCGSCNQIDIEPKDKDRMETEVESNVEFNIQKNSLLDRISCDSGAATNVLRNSAMYGSLLGNEKCLGDDEFSHSDVGNGSEICSNDLGQMQPQDLHILGFPSSDCQYQLMCLDDRVLLELQSIGLYPEKLPDLAEGEELINEYITELQEELHKQIGRKKKNLGKIDRAIQKGRDVERRKVEQIAMDQLVEMAYKKRVACRGSNASKGAVRKVSKQVALAFVKRTLDRCQKFEETGNSCFTDPVLRDVMFSAPSCNSDIKSIDCIGSGTASNTCNEVSHQAEVRGSGAISSEFERYDSHCDNADRGSLEGSRAVFHLSERASYKQGSILNRVKKREVLIDDVVGSASSRVTSALESTVIDGKGKRSERDRDQKRDIVRNNSLSGGCSSMDSIQTERKTKVKSKQKNTVLSTPTSGFHSQNMEGEEPSHGSKQTVVNRKSKSLLPKDSPKEAEEPVDFTDLKLHELDSMEELGVSSHDDDLGEHQDFGSWLNFDEDGLQDHDSIGLEIPMDDLSELNMLM, from the exons ATGGCTCTAGAAAG GGATAGGGCAAATATGCTGCGTGAATCCATATTCAAATTGGATAAGTATAGAGAAGCCTTAACCTCAAAGAAGAGGCAACGAAGTGATCTTTCATCAAGTGAGAGGTCCAGTGGAATAACATTAGTAAAATTGGGAAGCCAGGTTCATAGGAATTCTCATGATACCATTAACCAGAGATTGGAAGACAAGGCAAAGAGTGTTGGGTTAAATAAACGTGTTCGGACTGCAGTGGCTGACGTGCGG GCAGATAGTAGGTCAGCTGCCATCTCAAGGACTCAGATATTCGCAGACAAGGATGGGAGTTCAGTCCAGGCTGTTAGTGTGGGTTCTATGCGGGTTGAAGAAAAGACCCGTAGACTGCTTGCTGGAGGTGAAGGCTTGGATCAAAGGATTAAAAAGAAACGATCTGTGGGAGCAGTAGGTAATAGAATTATAAATGTCGATCGAGATGCAAAACGAGCTGTGCAGCCAAAAATGACTGCTGATTCCAAATTGCGATCTTGTGATGCTCATGGTTTCAG ATCGAAATCGTCCCCTGGAGTCAGCAGAATCAACAAGTTGGATGGTTCTTTTGAGCCTACTAATTCAGAAGCAAGTATAGTCCTCAAGAGTGAACCAGAAATAGCTCCTCTTCCGAGGGATCGTATGGCTGTATTAGAGCAGAGGGTTCTGCCAAAAGGAAGCAATAA GCCTAACATTCAGGAAGGTAACTCAGCTGGGGGCCCTAATACAGTAACTAAAGGAAAGGTTTCTAGGGCTCCACGAACTGGTTCTGTCATGGCACTAGAATCATCTCCTAATGCCCACCCTCAATCAGGAGCTCTTCAAGATTGGGAACAGCCTACAGGTCTAAATAAAGTCCCAGCGGTAGGTATGTCTGGAAATCAAAAACGTCAAGTGTCGACAGGTTCATCCATACATCATATGGCTGGGTGGGGTGGCCAAAGATCAAATAAGAACTCACGTTCAAGGAGAACCAATTTAGTTCCTCCGGTTCCCAATAATGCTGAAGCACAGATTTCATCTCAGGACTTTACAAACCCTGATTTAAATGCTAGAACTTCCTGTGTTGGGACAAATGGATCAGTGCTAGCAAGCAGTACAGATGATAGTACCCCAAAATTTAAAAGTGAAACCGAGAATGTTGCATCTCTATATAGCTTATCTGAAAGTGAAGAATCTGGAGCAGGGGAGAACaagataaaagaaagaagaattgACAGTGGTTCGGCTGCCTTGACTACACCTCATAAAGTAGGAGCTTTTATATTGcccataaaaaagaataaaataccaACAGGTGAAATTGGAGATGGTGTTCGAAGACAAGGAAGGAGTGGAAGAGGTTCATCCTTAACAAGGCCAGCCATTCGTCCAATGTTGGACAAGTCAGAGTCTCCACCTACAGCAAAGCCACTCCAGAACGTTATGCCTATTTCTGATAAGAATAGAAG TAAAACTGGTCGTCCTCCTTCGAAAAAGCTGAAAGATCGCAAAGCTTCAACTCGACTTGGGCCAACGGTACGAAATGGAACTTCAGATTTCACAG GTGAATCTGATGATGATCATGAAGAACTGTATTTGGCTGCTGATTCTGCTCGTAATGCTAGTA GTCTTGCCTGTTCTAGTGCATTCTGGAAGAAAATGGAATATATATTTGCTTCTACCAGTTCAGACGACACATCCTACTTGCAGCAACAG CTTGGTGTTGCTGAGGAGCTCGGGGAGAGTTTATCTCAGATGTTTGGTGCAGCG GATGTTGTAAATAAGGAGTTCCACAATAGTTGTGGAGAAAGACAAGATGCTTTTTGTAGAAGATTGGACACTAGAAGGTTCAATAATGTTATTCCACTATGCCAAAGGGTTCTTTCTGCTTTCATCGAAGAAGATGAAAGTGAAGAACTTTACCACTATAGCGAAGGAAAAAATATGTCTCTACAGTCTGCCAGTGATGATTCTCACTGTGGTTCATGTAACCAAATTGACATAGAACCCAAAGATAAGGACCGAATGGAAACTGAAGTAGAGTCAAATGTGGAATTCAATATCCAGAAGAACTCGTTGCTGGACAGAATTTCTTGTGATAGTGGTGCTGCAACTAATGTATTGCGGAACTCAGCCATGTACGGTTCTTTGCTTGGCAATGAAAAGTGTCTGGGTGATGATGAATTTTCGCATTCTGATGTGGGGAATGGGAGTGAAATATGTTCAAATGATCTTGGTCAGATGCAACCTCAGGATTTGCACATTCTTGGCTTTCCTTCTTCTGATTGCCAATATCAGCTGATGTGCCTAGATGACAGGGTTCTGTTGGAGCTGCAGAGTATCGGCTTATATCCAGAGAAATTG CCTGACCTAGCAGAGGGAGAAGAACTGATTAATGAATATATTACAGAACTTCAGGAAGAGCTTCACAAACAG attggaaggaagaagaaaaacttGGGGAAAATCGATAGGGCTATTCAGAAAGGGAGAGATGTAGAAAGAAG GAAAGTTGAACAAATAGCAATGGACCAACTTGTTGAGATGGCTTACAAAAAACGAGtg GCTTGCCGTGGGAGCAATGCTTCAAAAGGTGCAGTTCGCAAAGTGTCAAAACAAGTTGCATTGGCTTTTGTCAAGCGCACACTTGACAGATGTCAGAAATTTGAAGAAACTGGCAATAGTTGCTTTACTGATCCTGTGCTTCGAGATGTAATGTTCTCTGCTCCATCATGCAACAGTGATATAAAGTCTATTGATTGTATAGGCTCGGGAACTGCTAGTAATACATGCAATGAAGTTTCCCATCAAGCAGAAGTTAGAGGATCAG GTGCCATTTCTAGTGAGTTTGAGAGATATGATTCCCACTGTGATAATGCTGATAGAGGTTCATTGGAGGGTTCCCGAGCTGTCTTTCACTTGTCTGAGCGAGCTTCTTACAAGCAGGGATCCATATTGAACAGGGTAAAGAAAAGAGAAGTGCTGATTGATGATGTTGTCGGAAGTGCTTCTTCGAGGGTGACTTCTGCTTTGGAAAGTACTGTTATTGATGGAAAGGGGAAGAGAAGTGAGAGAGATAGGGATCAAAAAAGAGATATTGTGAGAAACAATTCCCTCTCAGGAGGTTGTTCATCAATGGATAGCATCCAGACTGAACGCAAAACAAAAGTAAAGTCCAAGCAAAAGAACACTGTTCTATCAACTCCGACAAGTGGATTTCATAGTCAGAATATGGAAGGAGAGGAACCTTCTCATGGATCGAAACAAACAGTGGTTAATAGAAAAAGCAAGTCCTTGTTGCCTAAAGATTCACCTAAAGAGGCAGAGGAACCTGTTGATTTTACTGACTTGAAACTTCATGAATTAGATTCCATGGAGGAGCTTGGAGTTTCCTCCCATGATGATGACCTTGGTGAGCATCAAGATTTTGGTTCTTGGTTGAATTTTGATGAAGATGGGTTGCAGGACCATGACTCCATTGGTCTTGAGATACCAATGGATGATCTTTCAGAGTTGAACATGCTTATGTAA